The sequence aaaagctatactatccgcttcttctgggctatattctcagcagcatattaaacatagcaaggcaaggcaaggcaagtttatttgtatagcacaattcaacaacaaggtgattcaaagtatATCAGgttttcacatgaaaaccaaaatagttccaaacgccagatctgaatgagggtgggggaggttcaatttcggctagcgttgaggcagttgccatgttgcaaggagcttaacttctgttcctgtcactacccgatccggaCCGTAACGATAGTtacgggtcagagtatctgttgagatgttaagaataacaagcatctcttaaaatgtttccaataatgaaacattgtaatacaatgtagacaaaaacgataaataaaaagatagtgaCAGATCAGGACTCctcgatccttactgcgcatgtgcaaagtcggaccgtacaaatcgggtctacccgatctgtaccgcgcatgtgcaggggttttcttcttcttctgttcgtttaatggcagtttactccccagtgtacgaggatactgccacctgctgaccgagcggtctaaccctattgtaaactgaattagcgtcattacaaacatgtgttaaatttgatttagtgataatcgagtgtgtttatgcttgtctgtgtggagaggattgttggaatagtgatgatgatgtctgctgtcactgtcagttgtcagtaaacacttcatctggctgctgAATTGTCACGTGACATGTTACaaagtctgtattattaactctgtaattaggcgccattcttcttattttacggcgctgttgctcaatcgggggacgctctctgttgaggagaaaagcatgaatttctttgtataccgattatccattgtttaaatgtcccgggcagtcgaaaaggaggcagagctgttgagaaatgctaggagctaactgggcgctaaccgtaccattcaaatatattgaatgtcgcaatgttggcaaagagaggaagatttgcgcatgcggggtaccgatcgggtttccggtacggatcgggtagtgacagtcccgctagcttgcgctgcgctcagtggatctgcgctcgacagtgcagcctaggcggagtagtcgagcgcagatccactgagcgctcaacacagacagcatcgtcagaagaaaagttgataaaataaatttaaaatgttgtattgttccatacatatgcgtaccgaaccgaaagctctgtatcgaacggttcaatatcgatacgagtgtcgttgcacccctagtatttacacaataacagacacatttacatttacactaGAACGATATGTACAAGTTATACATACACCTGCACCTGCAGTTGTGCATGTAGCTAAACAGGAAAAACCTTCTAAAATCATGAGTTCGAGGAAACTGTAAGTGTAGCTTACATTACGAGGTGAAATACTAGGGAATCGATCTGGAACAAGAAGTAGAAGCCAGAGATGACACCTGGCTATACCCCTTCAACAAACTAATTACATTGTGATGTATGGCTGCGTGGAAACTGCGGGAAATCAGATCGCTTCTTTATTTCAATGTGAGGCCACGTCAACAGCTACATGAGTAAATATACTTTAACTTCACAAGCTTTACTGAAATTGTCTAAATAACTTGTTAAATGAACGAGTATCATAACAGCCGTACTTGAGGACACACCCTTTCACAGAGCAGCACAAATACAAATGTTTCAGATGAAAAATTACCTGAGAGAGTTTTGGAGCTCCTTTATAACTCTTTCCCTGCTGCATACTCTCCCACATCTCTATTTTctgcctcctcttctcctcttcttgctgtccacaaattaaataaaaacagtgtgTTGACATCTGATATTGACAGAAAATCATCcttctttgattttcttttttagaaactctaccaatttctgtttctctctaaaGATGGACGCTTTGGCATCAAGCTCTTCTTGCATCTTCATCCTGGCTGCTGCCATAGCCTCTTCTCTCCTTTCCACCAGTGTTGGATCTTTATGTAACAAACAGAAATCGAAAGTTAAATCAGGACGATGCAATAACATATCTAATAACATATCTTCAAGAGAAATACAGGTTACCAAGGGCAGATTTTTCTATATACCTACAGATCAGACACTTCGTAAAGACAGATGTAGTAACCGAAAAATCAGACTTGTGTCTAAGGACTTCCAAGTCAAATAATATTGCGTGACGTTCTAGCTATAGTACATATAGTACATATAGTACATATAGTACATATAGTACATATAGTACATATAGTACATATAGTACATATAGTACATATAGTACATTACAAGgacagagacaaacaaacatggaaAGAGAACTGAGAACAGAAAAATTCAGAAATATGTGGAAAAGGTTTTTAAACGTCATGTGTCCCAAATTTGTTTTCAAAGACTTACAAAATGCATATAACACCAGATCCCCTTTAATTACATAGAGAACACAGCATCAACTCCTTCCCTACAGCCACCTGTGTGCAAACAAAATGTGCACCTCATCCCCCCTTCTTCTCCCACATGTTTGCACTGAGTTGGAGATGCTCTGGATCTCATTGTACATCTGTATAGTGACAACAAgtgcattctattctattcctcTCTAAGAAAAAGCTGTTGTAACCCTTGAAGCCTGGATAACAACAGTGACCGATACCCACAACCTAAACGGGATTCGATACATCAAAAAGAGAACGGACTGGAGAACTTTGAATGGGCCTGTGATCCATTACTGTTGTAAATGATTTAACTGATTAAGGACAAGACATTCTAACACACCTGAGCCAGTGTGACAATGTAATTGCCCCCTAACCTAATTAATGGTTGTGCAACTCTTGCCAGCAAGAACCCCAGTGGATCGTTTTCAGTGACAGCAATGCATATTTGACATCGCCTGggggggatttttttcttttaaattagctACACTGTAGAGTTTGAGGATGAATAGTCTGTTTAAGGTCATGTTGAAACATTTTAATCTGACTTTGATCAGGCcacttcaaaaacacatttgtttcctAAATTAATCATTTAGAGGTGGTCTTGTGAGCGCGTTTCAGGTCATTGCCAATAACCCAAGTGTGCTCAAGGGTACAAACTAATTGCTGGATGTTTTTctgcaggattttctggtaCAGAATAGAATCCACAGTTTAATCAGCTATGATGTTCAGGTTCGCCTGTTCCActctgcatgtcaaatatccttgagCAAGATCCAACGTCAAGTTGCTCTCAGGCAGGCtgcataaagcactttgagtgctcagttagagtagaaagcactatataagaaccagtccacaTCATGTCATCAGCACAGGAAGTCACTGCAGGGTTCTACTGAACGATAGGCATTACCGCCACATACACGCTCTTATAGGAAGAGAAGAAGTCAAAATAGGAAGCGAAGTCTTTGAGGAGTGCTTTTTGCAAAGAGTTTTCCACAAAGCCTCGTGGTTTAAAAAGTCTTTCTACATCTCTAAATGTATACATTTGTATATCCCCAAGTTTCTGTAGtggaatttaattaaaatggcAGTAAAACCATTACAGTCAGGGAAAAAATATTTGAAGCCTAATTCATTTTGTAAGTTTGCCCACTAACAAAGGATCTGCCTATAATTTCACTGGTAAGGTTATTTAGACAGAGAGATTCAGGACAATCACAAAAAACTCGGAAAAAATTCGCGCTCAATGGATGTGGCGCAACACACCGGGTTACAAAAATCACTGAAGCGCcacacagtgtgacgtcaaactCAGAGCACGAACCAGGTGGTCAGCACCATACCTCCCttgtgggaagaaaacaaatTTCCACCGCTTGGATCCGAGATCTCGTTCTTTTGATGACGACCCAGAGTTTGTGACCATACACGAGGACAAGAATGTAGATCAACCAGTAAATTATCCAGCTGGAGGTAACAACTTGTTCCTTTCATCACTTTATCTGGCTGAAGACTCAAACGTAGAGGTGCTACGTCACACTCAGCTGTTAATTGCCACAGAGCGTCCTACACCCACGAGGAACAAGCCTGACTTGTTGCTGAAAACGTTGAACAAGCTCTCACTGTCCTGCTGCAGCATAACATTGGATACGAGAAGCTGCACTTCGTGCTGATATAATTCTTATCTTTGTAATACTGTGGTTGCTGCACGAATATAAAGTGAGTTGTGCTGACCTTGTGAGGCTTGTGGCGTTGGGCTGCGCTGGCTTGATCTCCTCTTGTTCAAGTGCAGAATGAGCAGGTAGAACATCACAGCTCCAAACACCAGGTACCAGCCATAATGGGCCACGAACTCCTCAACTACAGCAATTCAGttacaacagaaataaacaataatCTAAGTAGCTGTGACATTTTAACAACGAAACGATggaaacaacattttttcaataaatacaatcttaaaagaataaaatactaaatgttTGCGGGTTTATGTACAGCTCAACATGTCGCCTTCATCCCACCTTAACATGAGCTACAGACAGATACGTCTTACGAACGTTAGTAACTGTATTCCTATATTCTTTATCATTTAAGCTGGTTAATTAAACGTACACGCTTACCAGTCAGGCTCAGGGAACTCAAGTCTTGGTTTTTTAAGGGTGGCTTCTTCACATGGAAAGTGGAATCATCGTCTTCGATCGTTACATCATCCATTCCACACTCAGACGAGCTGACCGTCTCACACAGCGTCGCGTACAGGCTTCTGTTAGCTCGTAACTGCTTTCTTTTCCAAAGAgcttctttaaaacaaaatgtagaTGGTTATTTACGATGACGTGTTGGCGGAAGCCAGATGAATCATTCGAGCACGCGACCGTGTCGCGCAAAAGAGGTCACTTCCTCTTCATACCTTTCATAATAAAAGTTAGAGacacagatcatcaaacaaatttaaatattggaaaaagataacacaagtaaacacaaagtgcagtTTCTAAATTATTAAGGTTACCAACGAGCTCAGAACAACACCAAAGAATATGATCGTCATCAGGAGGGGACAATGCAAAGCAAAAGAAGTCCCTGTTTTACCTCATGGGGTTCAGTGTTGCTGTTGATGGGTTGTTGCTGATGGTGCTGGGGGGCTGAGACTGTAGACGTTAAAATCTCCAAAGGAGAgctggtagctgattaaacaagtgttatgggataataattaaatgcaaagaTCTGTGACAGCGCTTGGATCCACGAGGcaacagattttttaaaaaagtgggaaataaacgaggctctgcctgtgactcgctctctgcctctcttcctccttcacTCTCCTCATCTCATCTACCACTGTCCGTTTGCTGTCCATCTGAGAACAAAGCACAATTTGTTATTGCATTAATCTGTTATTTTATTATCCACACTTAACAACTCTGCACCATTAATCCATAATAAAGTAATGATAGAAAAGTGTTATAGAACCAAAACATTGTAGttgtgtttattgttgtttttctacTTGAACACTCCTGCAATGCAACAACTGGTACGTGTGTTATTGTTACCTGTGCTCTTTGTGATCCAGCTGGTGAGAGATCCACTGTAGCTCATGTATTCactgtttcctcctcctctccttacAGGGCCGGTCTGGACAGTGTTATATCATGCgtgatcattttaaaatatctaTACACATAAAACACGCACACCCACATGCATGTACAGTGACATATTATACCTTCTCCAGAATACTTTACATACTACAGCAACAGGTTTCGATCATGGTGCTGATCCGGAATCATTTCCTTGTTATTTATCTCCAGTGCTATaacaataaagtaataaatataaaataatgtatttataatGATTCAGTTTGTTTGACTATCCACTCGGTGCAAGGCTTTCCGCCTTATTAGATGCTTAAACTTTAAAGATAATAATTTTGCTGCTATAAAATCAGCACTTGtcatatttgaaatataaatctaatataatctgtttcttgatgtattttctttaaaataaatgggggcagcacggtggcacggtggttagcactgttgccgcacagcaagaaggtcctgagttcaattccaccatcaggccggggtctttctgtgtggagtttgcatgttctccccgtgtttgcgtgggttccctccgggtactccggcttccttccaccgtccaaagacatgcagcttgtggggataggttaattggataatccaaattgtcactaggtgtgaatggttgtctgtccctgtgtgttggccctgcgacagactggcgacctgtccagggtgtaccccgcctctcgccctatgacagctgggataggctccagcgccccccgcgaccctgaaaaggagaagcggaagcgaatggatggatgatatatcttctgcttgttgcttttccttagtagtAGTTTCTTGGCAGCTAcctgattcacacagtctcctcttaacagttgatgtagagatgtgtctgctactggaactctgtgtggcatttatctggggTGCTGTtttgtgatttctgaggctggtgacttggatgaatttatcctcagcagcagaggtgactcttggtcttcctctTCAGGGGCggtcctcatgtgagccagtttTGTTGTAGCGCCTGGTGGTTGTTACGACTGcatccttttaacaggaagaaaaacccAGACGATAAGGCTTTTCCTTACCACTTTTGGCAAACATGTGATCATTGGGGGGCGTctgatttttgttattttctccctattattgcagggtctttaccttataatataaagtgcgACTTgcactatagaaataaaattgaattgaaatgacaTGTATATGGGAGGTGTACTTTTGGAGAATTAAAAGTAAACATGGTGATATTTTGTGctcagtattttttattatctcaattgaaaacacaaacaagaaaaatcttgaaaataaatcttcttaattttttttaaactgttaataACAAaggatttttgtcatttacttTCAGAATGTTCAGTTTGACATTTTTGATAAATAGGGAAACCATTGTTTCTTAAGAGGGTGGTGTGTGTCAAAAAAAGAGTGCCAGGAGTCTTTCATGACGACTTTCATGAGGTTTTCCCAGCAGAACGTTGCAGTTCACAGAGATCGTCAGTTTAATACACGCCAGAAGcgctttttattgtcacttaTTGACGTggcctaaaaagaaacatgctgTAAAATCTTCCACAATGAAGACAAGGCAGAGTTTTCGACGTGGTGACGAACGCCACCACAAGCACTTGGGGGCGCTAGAGTTCAGAGAACAAGCATGCTGCATTTAAGGACGTTAGACTTTCAAAACTTTATTGTGACTCGTTCTTTTATCGGCCACAGATCTTAATAAATGACGGCGTAATAAAATGACATACTGATACAAATTTTTGTCTTGGAAAAACGATTTTATGTTAATAGGCTTTAGCATTATCAGCATGTGTGTACACAATCAAGCAATGTGACTTTTGTTAGAACAGTTTCACGCAATAGCTCGTGCATTAGTGACACTTATAGTCACTAACTATATAACTACTGCTGCTTTAATGTAAAGTGTTATTAACTATGGCAGAAAGAAGCTACGCTTTGGCTACATTTACACAGCAGATGAATTTAGACGTGTGAGTATGGTTTCACACGCAGCTTAAAGGCAGCACCGTCGGGCCCACGGGGGTGGAGGCGATTAGAAGATTTCTACGGAGCTGCCGTTGGGTCAAACCACTGTTAAACCCTTCGCGATCCTTCTTCTCGACAGACATTCTTGCCATGTCTAGATAATGGTGAGAGTCGGGCCACTACTGAACGCTAAGTGATAAAAAGCTACTGCGCTTTTCGATCGCTGTGAAATTCGTCCATGATCGACAGCGGGGGACGGCTTGATCGCCCGAAGGACCAACGACAGAGAATTGTTCAAGTGACGGCTTCAGTAAGACTGTTGCGATGCTACGTAGGCATCTGGAAGAAAAGGGCTTTTCTACCATGAGAGATTGCGCGTGAGCCCGGTTCTCTGGCGGAAAACGAGCTCTATCGACCCAGTCTTCAGTGTTTGTATCGAGACGATCGAGTCTTGCTTATCGCTTTTACCGACAGAGCTAATGAAGTTTGGGGGAATGGCAGGTCGAAGTCGAAGAGCCTGGTTTAGTGTTCTGTTGGG comes from Astatotilapia calliptera chromosome 1, fAstCal1.2, whole genome shotgun sequence and encodes:
- the selenos gene encoding selenoprotein S, which encodes MDDVTIEDDDSTFHVKKPPLKNQDLSSLSLTVEEFVAHYGWYLVFGAVMFYLLILHLNKRRSSQRSPTPQASQDPTLVERREEAMAAARMKMQEELDAKASIFREKQKLQEEEKRRQKIEMWESMQQGKSYKGAPKLSQTTEETSSSQTMLKPKKDKRPFRNADYNPLTGQGGGSCSWRPGRRGPSSGG